GGCCGACGGGGGCGCCGCCGAGGGAAGGAACCCGACACGATGAGCCTCACCGTCCTGATGAACGCCGGCCCCTGGTTGTCCGTGCCGCCCCCCGGCTACGGCGGGATCGAGAACGTGGTGGCGACCCTGGTGCCCGAGCTGCGCCGGCTCGGCGTCCGGGTGGTGCTGGCCTCGGTGGAGAGCAGCACCCTGCCGGTCGACGAGAAGATCTCGGTCTTCCCGGACGGCCAGTTCCACGCCCTGCAGCGGCCGTACAACCAGGTCTGCGGGGTCTCCCAGGCGCACCTGAACGGGGTGGTGCGCGCGCTGCACACCCGTGACGACATCGATCTGGTGCACGACCACGTGGAGGCGGTCGGGCTGGCCACCATGGCCGCGATGGGCCCGGACGCCCCGCCGGCGCTGCACACCCTGCACTGGGACCTGGCGAAGCACCCGGAGCTCTACGGCAACCTGGACGGCGGCGACCGGGTTCGGGTCAACGGCGTCTCCGCCTCGCAGCTGGCCCGCGCCCCGCAGGCACTGCGGGACCACTCGGTGGGGCACGTGCACCTGTCCACCCCGCTCGCGGTCGACGCGGACCGCCGGGCCCCCGTCGACAAGGGCGACCACGTGATCATTCTGGGCCGGATCAACCCGGGCAAGGGGCAGGACCTGGGCGCCCGGCTCGCCCAGCAGGTGGGCTTCCCGCTGGTGCTGGCCGGCCCGGTCGGGCCGTACCACCGGCCGGAGGACCTGGCCGCGGCCGGCGACGAGGCCCGGCAGAACCCGGACGTGCGGTTCTTCTACGACCAGGTGGCCCCGCACGTCGACGGCGACCTGGTCCGCTGGGTCGGCACGGTCGCCGGCCAGGAGCGCGACGACCTGCTGGCCGGCGCCCGCGCCTCGCTCTTCCCGCTGCGCTGGGAGGAGCCCGGCGGCACCGCCGTGGTCGAGTCCCTCGCCCTGGGTACGCCGGTGGTCTCCACCGCGCGCGGCTGCCTGCCCGAACTGATCGAACACGGGCGCACCGGACTGCTCACCACCGACGAGGAGGAGCTGGGCGAGCTGGTGCTGGCCGCCGGTCTGCTGGAGCCGGACGAGTGCCGCCGGGAGGCGGCCGCCCGGTTCACCCCGGCGATGATGGCGGAGCGGTACGTCGGGCTGTACGAGCGGGTCCGGCAGCTCGCCGCCCGCCCCCTGCTGCCGGCCTGAGCGCCGTTGCCGGCCTGGCCGCACCGTGAGGGGTGGCCGGGCCGGCGTTTGCCGCCCGCCGGAACGGGAAACCACGCCGTCCGTTCCAGGGTGAGGAGACGTCGTGACGAACTCGATGGCCCACTCCCGGGGCCGACGCAACCCGGCCGACGGCCGCGCCCCGGTACGTCGGGCGGCGGCCGCGGCCGGCGTGGTCCTCCTGATCGTCGGGGTGCTCGGCTTCATACCCGGGATCACCAGCAACTTCGACGACCTGTACTTCGCCGGCCACGAATCGGACGCGAAGCTGCTCGGCCTGTTCCAGGTCTCGGTGCTGCACAACATCGTGCACCTGCTCTACGGCATCGCCGGCCTGGCGCTGTCCCGCACGGTCTCCGGCGCCCGGACGTACCTGATCGGCGGCGGCGCCATCTATCTGGTGCTCTGGCTCTACGGCGTGGTGGTCGACCACTCCAGCGGCGCGAACTTCATCCCGGTCAACGGCGCCGACGACTGGCTCCACCTCTTCCTCGGGATCGGCATGATCGCCCTCGGCCTGGTCACCACGCGTGGCCTGGGTCGCCGCTGACCAGGCCTGGGTGGGCGGCTGGTCCGGTTTGACCGGGCTGCGCGGCGGGTAGTTGGCAGGTCCGCGACGAGACGGAATCGAGGGGCTCATGCCGACCCGGATCAGCTGCGAGGTCCGCGACGAGTCGCCGGTCACCCTCGTACGGCTGGCGGGTGCGCTCGACCTGGCGACCATGCGCACGGTGCACACCGTGCTCGACCGCTGCCTCACCGCCCAGCCGGACGCCCTGGTGGTCGACCTGGCCGAGGTCGACGTCACCGACCGGCTGGCGCTCTCCGTCTTCGCCGCCGCCGCGCGGCGGGCCGCCGACTGGCCCGCGGTGCCGATCGTGCTCTGCGCCCCGCCGCCGGCTGCCGCGGCCTGGCTCGCCGAGACGACCGCGTGCCGGGTGGTGCCGGTGCGGCCGGACTGCGCCGAGGCCACCGCGCTGGCCGGCGCGTCGGCGGCGCCGCGGCTGCGGGCCCGGCTGGAGCCGGTCGCCGGCGCCTGCCGGCGGGCGCGGGAGCTGGTCACCGAGGCCTGCGGGCGATGGAACATCCCCGAGCTGACCGGCCCGGCCTCGCTGGTGCTGACCGAGCTGGTGAGCAACGTGGTCCGGCACGCCGGCACGCCGATGCAGGTGACGGTGACCCTGCGGCGGCCGTACCTCCAGGTGGCCGTGATGGACGGCAGTCGGGTCGCGGCGCGGGCCGCGACCGGGCAGGACCTGCGGGCAGAGGGGGGCCGAGGACTGCTGCTGGTCCGCGAGCTGACCCAGCGCTGGGGCAGCGCGCCGACGGGTGACGGCAAGGTCGTCTGGGCGATGCTACCGGCGAACTGACCGAATTTTCCGCTCTCGCCTGGTTTTATGGGCAAGGGGCCGGGTAGGCGTGCCCGTCCTTTCTGTCGTCACGACGGGGTGAGAGATATGCCGAAGCGGGTAGTCACGGAGCCGGCACGAGACCGGGGGCCCGCGATCCTCGCGCCCGCCCGGTTCGGCGGCTATCCCGGCCCGGTCCGGACCGCCATCAGAGGCAGTTCGCTGCTCAAGCTGCTGGGTACGACAGACGCCAAGCTGATCGGTCTGCTCTATCTGGTGACGTCATTCGTCTTCTTCCTGATCGGCGGGGTGCTGGCGCTGCTGCTGCGGGCCGAGCTGGCCCAACCGGGCATGCAGTTCCTCTCCCCCGAGCAGTACAACCAGGCGTTCACCATGCACGGCACGATCATGCTGCTGTTCTTCGCCACCCCGCTGGTGTTCGCCTTCGGCAACTACATCGTCCCGCTCCAGATCGGCGCCCCGGACGTCTCGTTCCCCCGGCTGAACGCCTTGGCGTACTGGATGTATCTGTTCGGCGGGTCGATACTCATGGCCAGCTTCTTCACCCCGGGTGGCGCGGCGGACTTCGGCTGGTTCGCGTACACGCCGTTGAGCCTGTCCCAGCACAGCCCGGGCGTCGGCGGAAACATGTGGATCGTCGGGCTGGCCCTCTCCGGCCTCGGCACGATCCTGGGCGCGGTCAACATGATCACCACGATCATCACCCTGCGCGCCCCCGGGATGACCATGTTCCGGATGCCGATCTTCACCTGGAACCTGCTGCTCACCAGCGTGCTGGTGATCTTCATCTTCCCGCTGCTGGCGGCGGCGCTCTTCGCGCTGGCGTCGGACCGGATCCTGCACTCGCACGTCTACGACCCGACCACCGGCGGGCCGATGCTCTGGCAGCATCTGTTCTGGTTCTTCGGCCATCCCGAGGTCTACGTCGTGGCGCTGCCGTTCTTCGGCATCATCTCCGAGATCATCCCGGTGTTCGCCCGCAAGCCGATCTTCGGCTACACCGGTATCGTGCTCGCCACCATCGCGATCACCGTGCTGTCGATGACCGTGTGGGCGCACCACATGTTCGGCACCGGCCAGGTGCTGCTGCCGTTCTTCAGCATCCTGAGCTACCTCATCGCGGTGCCGACCGGGGTGAAGTTCTTCAACTGGATCGGCACCATGTGGAAGGGGCAGCTCACCTTCGAGACGCCGATGCTCTTCGCCATCGGCTTCCTGACCACCTTCCTGCTCGGCGGCCTGACCGGGGTGCTGCTGGCCAGCCCGCCGGCGGACTTCCACACCACCGACACCTACTTCGTGGTGGCGCACTTCCACTACGTGCTCTTCGGCACAATCGTCTTCGCCGCCTTCGGCGGGGCCTACTTCTGGTTCCCGAAGATGACCGGGCGGCTGCTCGACGAACGCCTGGGCAAGGCGCACTTCTGGACCATGTTCGTCGGCTTCCACATGACCTTCCTGGTCCAGCACTGGCTGGGCAACGAGGGCATGCCCCGGCGGTACGCCGACTATCTGCCCACCGACGGGTTCACCACGCTCAACGCGATCTCCAGCATCGGGTCGTTCATCCTGGGCGCGTCCACGCTGTTCTTCATCTACAACGTCTGGAAGTCCTGGCGGTACGGCACGATGGTCTCCGTCGACGACCCGTGGGGCTTCGGCAACTCCCTGGAGTGGGCCACCACCTGCCCGCCGCCGCTGCGCAACTTCGACCGGATGCCCCGGATCCGCTCCGAGCGTCCCGCCTTCGACGCCAAGTACGGGCGGCTCGTCGCCGACCTCGGCCGGGACCTGCCGCAGCGCACCACCAAGCCGCCACAGCGCTTCGCCGAGGAGCTGCATCTCGAGCCGCGCGTCCCCGAGTCGCCGGCCGCCGAGGGGGCGCACGGCGCGCGCAGGGCCGTCGAGTACCACCCCACGCCGCAGTCCGGCGCCCGCCCGGTGGAGGTCCCGGAGCCGGAACAGATTCGCCGGCCCAGCTTCGAGCAGACCGACGCCCCGGCGGAGGAAGAAGAGCACGCCGAGCGGGCTCCGGAGAACGAGCGCTGGCGCCACCCGCACCGCCGCGATGACACCGAGGAGCACTGACCGGTACGCGACGCAGGGCCGGCGCCTGACGGCGCCGGCCCTGCATGTCGTCGGCCGAGTTGGTGCCGGCCTTGGTGCCCGGCGTCCGGGACGGACTACTCGGCGTTGGCCGCTAGACCGGCCGCGCTGAGCGAGCGGCGCACGGCGGGCTGGACCCTGGTCAGCCGCAGCGGCACTCCCGTGCGGGCCGCGGCGTCCCGGCCGGCCATCAGCGCGGCGATCCCGCCCGCGTCGACGCCGCCCGCGCCGACCAGGTCCACCACCACCTCGCTGGGCTGCCCGGTCACCGCCTCCAGCATCGCCCGGCGCAACTGGTCCGCGCCGTCCCGGTCGACGTCGCTGCCGACCTCGACGACCACCCGGTCGCCGTTCTGCCGCACCGAGATCCTCGTCTTCACCGGCTCCGACTCGGCGGCCCCGTTCTGCCATGGCGGCGGGGCGTCGGCGAGCATCGCCTGGCGCAGCCAGGTCAGCGCCCGGGACAGCAGCCGGGACACGTGCATCTGGGAGATGCCGAACCGGGCGGCGATCTCCGCCTGCGTCTGGTTGCCGTAGAAGCGCATCGCGAGGATCCGCCGCTCCCGCCAGGGCAGCCGGTGTAGCAGCCCGCTGACGGTCACCCGGTCGTCCACCGATTCCAGCGCGTTGTCCGACTCGCCGACCAGGTCGCCGAACTCGGCGGAACTCTCCCCGCCGACCGGCGCGTTGAGCGAGGCCGGGCTGTAACCCGCGGCCGACTCCAGCGCGGCGAGGATCTCCTCCTCCGGGGTCTCCAGCCGTTGGGCCAGCTCGGCCACCGTGGGCGCCCGGGACAACTCGCTGGTCAGCGCCGCCGTCGCCTGCCCCACCTCCAGGATCAGGTCGCGCAGCCGGCGGGGCACGTGCACGCCCCAGGTGCGGTCCCGGAAGTGCCGTTTGATCTCACCGACGATGGTGATCGCCGCGTACGCGGTGAAGGACCCCCGTTCCGGGTCGTACCGGTCGACGGCGTTGACCAGGCCGAGGCGGGCCACCTGCTCCAGATCCTCCAGCGGTTCCCCCCGACCCCGGTAGCGGCGGGCCAA
The window above is part of the Micromonospora inositola genome. Proteins encoded here:
- a CDS encoding glycosyltransferase, with the protein product MSLTVLMNAGPWLSVPPPGYGGIENVVATLVPELRRLGVRVVLASVESSTLPVDEKISVFPDGQFHALQRPYNQVCGVSQAHLNGVVRALHTRDDIDLVHDHVEAVGLATMAAMGPDAPPALHTLHWDLAKHPELYGNLDGGDRVRVNGVSASQLARAPQALRDHSVGHVHLSTPLAVDADRRAPVDKGDHVIILGRINPGKGQDLGARLAQQVGFPLVLAGPVGPYHRPEDLAAAGDEARQNPDVRFFYDQVAPHVDGDLVRWVGTVAGQERDDLLAGARASLFPLRWEEPGGTAVVESLALGTPVVSTARGCLPELIEHGRTGLLTTDEEELGELVLAAGLLEPDECRREAAARFTPAMMAERYVGLYERVRQLAARPLLPA
- a CDS encoding DUF4383 domain-containing protein, whose protein sequence is MAHSRGRRNPADGRAPVRRAAAAAGVVLLIVGVLGFIPGITSNFDDLYFAGHESDAKLLGLFQVSVLHNIVHLLYGIAGLALSRTVSGARTYLIGGGAIYLVLWLYGVVVDHSSGANFIPVNGADDWLHLFLGIGMIALGLVTTRGLGRR
- a CDS encoding ATP-binding protein; the protein is MPTRISCEVRDESPVTLVRLAGALDLATMRTVHTVLDRCLTAQPDALVVDLAEVDVTDRLALSVFAAAARRAADWPAVPIVLCAPPPAAAAWLAETTACRVVPVRPDCAEATALAGASAAPRLRARLEPVAGACRRARELVTEACGRWNIPELTGPASLVLTELVSNVVRHAGTPMQVTVTLRRPYLQVAVMDGSRVAARAATGQDLRAEGGRGLLLVRELTQRWGSAPTGDGKVVWAMLPAN
- the ctaD gene encoding aa3-type cytochrome oxidase subunit I, which translates into the protein MPKRVVTEPARDRGPAILAPARFGGYPGPVRTAIRGSSLLKLLGTTDAKLIGLLYLVTSFVFFLIGGVLALLLRAELAQPGMQFLSPEQYNQAFTMHGTIMLLFFATPLVFAFGNYIVPLQIGAPDVSFPRLNALAYWMYLFGGSILMASFFTPGGAADFGWFAYTPLSLSQHSPGVGGNMWIVGLALSGLGTILGAVNMITTIITLRAPGMTMFRMPIFTWNLLLTSVLVIFIFPLLAAALFALASDRILHSHVYDPTTGGPMLWQHLFWFFGHPEVYVVALPFFGIISEIIPVFARKPIFGYTGIVLATIAITVLSMTVWAHHMFGTGQVLLPFFSILSYLIAVPTGVKFFNWIGTMWKGQLTFETPMLFAIGFLTTFLLGGLTGVLLASPPADFHTTDTYFVVAHFHYVLFGTIVFAAFGGAYFWFPKMTGRLLDERLGKAHFWTMFVGFHMTFLVQHWLGNEGMPRRYADYLPTDGFTTLNAISSIGSFILGASTLFFIYNVWKSWRYGTMVSVDDPWGFGNSLEWATTCPPPLRNFDRMPRIRSERPAFDAKYGRLVADLGRDLPQRTTKPPQRFAEELHLEPRVPESPAAEGAHGARRAVEYHPTPQSGARPVEVPEPEQIRRPSFEQTDAPAEEEEHAERAPENERWRHPHRRDDTEEH
- a CDS encoding SigB/SigF/SigG family RNA polymerase sigma factor; this translates as MFGQTTTTTPPPTDRGLEDLDAAALAYAARIEGLPPERRQEARDDLVRFALPFAGRLARRYRGRGEPLEDLEQVARLGLVNAVDRYDPERGSFTAYAAITIVGEIKRHFRDRTWGVHVPRRLRDLILEVGQATAALTSELSRAPTVAELAQRLETPEEEILAALESAAGYSPASLNAPVGGESSAEFGDLVGESDNALESVDDRVTVSGLLHRLPWRERRILAMRFYGNQTQAEIAARFGISQMHVSRLLSRALTWLRQAMLADAPPPWQNGAAESEPVKTRISVRQNGDRVVVEVGSDVDRDGADQLRRAMLEAVTGQPSEVVVDLVGAGGVDAGGIAALMAGRDAAARTGVPLRLTRVQPAVRRSLSAAGLAANAE